The following coding sequences lie in one Victivallis lenta genomic window:
- the mtaB gene encoding tRNA (N(6)-L-threonylcarbamoyladenosine(37)-C(2))-methylthiotransferase MtaB, translating into MNRKAIVLTLGCRLNTADSALLVSRLAEAGYEVAESAEKAALAVVNSCTVTAEAARKSRQAVRKLRATHPEAVIVVTGCSAELDRDAFLTDGAADVVLSNPEKRSLPELVLEYLAGRTDPGGAARSSEEPITPFRERAFGSFPFRSRAFLKIQEGCNNFCSYCIVPYARGPERSRAFDEVLADCRRAVADGFPELVLTGVNTCAYSDAGRGLGELVHAVAGIDGDFRIRLSSTEPAPDNRGLLDVMASEPKVCRFLHLALQHGSNRILKLMNRHYTTDEYAAFVEAAREKIPGIHLGSDLIVGFPGETEADFEESRRFVEAMAFANLHIFTYSPRSGTPAASFPGRVPAAEAKSRYRRLAATAAESKRRFVESQCGAFLPVIFERVDSGGFARGWSDNYLELRVPAGTVPLNRIVPVEATAENTASNLET; encoded by the coding sequence TTGAATCGTAAAGCGATCGTTCTCACGCTCGGCTGCCGGCTCAACACCGCCGACAGCGCATTGCTGGTCTCCCGCCTGGCCGAAGCCGGGTACGAGGTGGCCGAATCGGCCGAAAAAGCCGCGCTGGCAGTGGTCAACAGCTGTACTGTGACCGCCGAAGCCGCCCGCAAGAGCCGACAGGCGGTGCGGAAGCTCCGCGCGACCCATCCCGAGGCGGTCATCGTCGTCACCGGCTGCAGCGCGGAGCTCGACCGCGATGCGTTCCTGACCGACGGCGCGGCCGATGTCGTGCTGTCGAACCCCGAAAAACGGTCCCTGCCGGAGCTCGTGCTCGAATACCTGGCCGGCCGGACCGATCCCGGCGGCGCGGCCCGCAGCAGCGAGGAGCCGATAACGCCTTTCCGGGAAAGGGCGTTCGGCAGTTTTCCGTTCCGCAGCCGGGCGTTTCTGAAAATTCAGGAGGGGTGCAACAATTTCTGCAGTTACTGCATCGTCCCGTATGCGCGCGGGCCGGAGCGGTCGCGCGCGTTCGACGAAGTCCTGGCCGACTGCCGCAGGGCGGTCGCGGACGGATTCCCCGAACTCGTGCTGACCGGCGTCAACACCTGCGCCTACTCCGACGCCGGGCGGGGCCTCGGTGAGCTGGTCCATGCCGTGGCCGGAATCGACGGAGATTTCCGCATCCGGCTCAGCTCGACCGAACCGGCGCCCGACAACCGGGGGCTGCTCGACGTCATGGCCTCCGAGCCGAAGGTCTGCCGCTTTCTGCATCTCGCGCTGCAGCACGGCAGCAACCGGATTCTGAAGCTGATGAACCGTCACTATACGACGGACGAATACGCCGCCTTCGTCGAAGCCGCCCGCGAAAAAATCCCGGGAATCCATCTCGGCAGCGATCTCATCGTCGGCTTTCCCGGCGAAACCGAAGCGGACTTCGAGGAGAGCCGCCGGTTCGTCGAAGCGATGGCTTTCGCCAATCTGCACATTTTCACCTATTCTCCGCGGAGCGGGACGCCGGCGGCTTCGTTCCCGGGCCGGGTCCCGGCCGCCGAAGCGAAAAGCCGTTACCGCCGTCTGGCCGCGACCGCGGCGGAATCGAAGCGGCGTTTCGTCGAGAGCCAGTGCGGCGCGTTCCTGCCGGTGATCTTCGAACGCGTCGACTCCGGCGGCTTCGCACGGGGCTGGAGCGACAACTACCTGGAGCTGCGCGTTCCGGCAGGAACGGTCCCGCTGAACCGGATCGTCCCCGTCGAAGCGACGGCGGAAAACACGGCATCGAATCTCGAAACCTAA
- a CDS encoding PTS sugar transporter subunit IIA: MTDNATHFYSYLAEGNIICRCKARTGAEVVSELARLLARNNAGLSAESIVSEVLAREAVFPTVIAPGLAVPHARLAELDKPLVALASSRDGIDFQAPETGPVKVVLMLLTPGDDPGLHLQLLSALAKDFSTPGEIDKVANLPDAGAVMAHFNGSDLTIPDYLRVRDVMTRKVTTVLEQDTLQRAIELFAVTGESEMPVLDDDGDLRGVVSLLELLKFSMPEHVLWLEDLTPMYRFQPFSEVLKGANDTKVADVMRTEFTSVSESVPAVQIAKLFLVNQIGQLIVVDSAGRLAGIVQLRKFAARLFWE; this comes from the coding sequence ATGACCGACAACGCGACCCATTTCTACAGCTATCTCGCCGAGGGAAACATCATCTGCCGATGCAAGGCGCGAACCGGAGCGGAGGTCGTCAGCGAACTGGCCCGGCTGCTGGCGCGCAACAACGCGGGGCTCTCCGCCGAAAGCATCGTCAGCGAAGTACTGGCCCGCGAAGCGGTCTTTCCGACCGTCATCGCGCCGGGCCTCGCCGTGCCGCACGCACGGCTGGCCGAGCTCGACAAGCCGCTCGTCGCGCTGGCCTCCAGCCGGGACGGAATCGATTTCCAGGCGCCGGAGACGGGTCCGGTCAAAGTCGTCCTCATGCTGCTGACGCCGGGCGACGACCCCGGGCTTCACCTGCAGCTCCTGTCGGCATTGGCCAAAGACTTCAGCACACCCGGCGAGATCGACAAAGTAGCGAATCTGCCGGACGCCGGCGCCGTCATGGCCCACTTCAACGGGTCGGACCTCACCATCCCGGACTATCTGCGCGTGCGCGACGTCATGACGCGCAAGGTGACGACCGTGCTCGAGCAGGATACGCTGCAGCGCGCGATCGAACTCTTCGCGGTGACCGGAGAGAGCGAAATGCCGGTTCTCGACGACGACGGCGACCTGCGCGGCGTCGTGTCGCTGCTTGAACTGTTGAAATTCAGCATGCCGGAGCATGTGCTCTGGCTTGAGGATCTGACGCCGATGTACCGTTTCCAGCCGTTTTCGGAGGTGCTCAAAGGCGCCAATGACACGAAGGTCGCGGATGTCATGCGCACCGAATTCACCAGCGTCAGCGAATCGGTACCGGCGGTTCAGATCGCCAAATTGTTTCTGGTCAATCAGATCGGCCAGCTCATCGTCGTCGATTCGGCCGGACGGCTCGCCGGGATCGTCCAGCTCAGGAAATTCGCGGCGCGGCTGTTCTGGGAATAA
- the trpS gene encoding tryptophan--tRNA ligase, whose amino-acid sequence MRILTGIQPSGTPHIGNYFGAMRQIINIQEKGETFVFLADYHSLTTSPEPEQLRKNVFELALNFLSCGVNTEKNTVLFRQSDVPEVCELTWILNNVTPVGLLERAHSYKDKIAKGFAPNNGLFSYPVLMASDILLYQSNLVPVGKDQKQHLEITRDIAIKFNNQYGDVFTIPEELIPEEVAIVPGTDGQKMSKSYNNTIPIFGKEKEIRKAIMNVVTDCKQLEEPKDPENCNVVALYKLVATPEELEEMKAKYRAGGYGYGHAKLALFDKLWAYFEPMRKRRAELERNPDFVWEVLRNGAEKARIEARKTMAKVREAVGLR is encoded by the coding sequence ATGAGAATCTTAACGGGAATCCAGCCTTCGGGCACGCCGCATATCGGCAACTATTTCGGCGCGATGCGCCAGATCATCAATATCCAGGAGAAGGGCGAAACCTTCGTGTTTCTCGCCGATTACCACTCGCTGACCACTTCGCCGGAGCCGGAGCAGTTGCGGAAGAACGTGTTCGAGCTCGCGCTGAACTTCCTCTCGTGCGGCGTGAACACCGAAAAAAACACTGTGCTTTTCCGGCAGTCCGATGTTCCGGAAGTCTGCGAGCTGACCTGGATATTGAACAATGTGACGCCGGTCGGCCTCCTCGAACGCGCCCACAGCTACAAGGATAAGATCGCGAAAGGGTTTGCGCCGAACAACGGGCTGTTTTCATACCCGGTGCTGATGGCTTCGGACATCCTGCTTTATCAGAGCAACCTCGTTCCGGTCGGCAAGGATCAGAAGCAGCATCTCGAGATCACCCGCGATATTGCGATCAAGTTCAACAACCAGTACGGCGACGTGTTCACGATTCCGGAGGAGCTGATTCCGGAGGAGGTTGCGATCGTGCCCGGAACCGACGGGCAGAAGATGTCGAAGAGCTACAACAATACGATCCCGATCTTCGGCAAGGAGAAGGAGATCAGGAAGGCGATCATGAATGTGGTCACCGACTGCAAACAGCTCGAGGAGCCCAAGGACCCCGAAAACTGCAACGTGGTGGCGCTCTATAAACTTGTGGCGACGCCGGAGGAGCTTGAGGAGATGAAAGCGAAGTATCGCGCCGGCGGCTACGGTTACGGACACGCGAAACTCGCGCTTTTCGACAAGCTCTGGGCCTACTTCGAGCCGATGCGGAAGCGCCGGGCGGAGCTTGAGCGGAATCCCGATTTTGTCTGGGAAGTGTTGCGCAACGGCGCGGAAAAGGCGCGGATCGAAGCGCGGAAAACCATGGCGAAGGTCCGCGAAGCGGTCGGTCTCCGCTGA
- the galK gene encoding galactokinase: MQKLIEKFEKFYGKKPTVAAQAPGRLEILGNHTDYNQGFVLSCAVEQNTKFALAPVDGKHCRIKDFRDNSVREFDLGNIATAIPRDWSNYIKGVIVELEKRGIRVGAFDAGMESTVPLSAGMSSSAALETAAGFAFAEAFGIELPKADWARVGQGVENNYMGLKSGLLDQFSSIFGKKDSMILSDFRSVEVLRTVALPAGYSIVVVNSMAKHNLVDSEYNVRRQDCESAAHKLAGMYPDVRTLRDVSLEQLEVARPVLTEREYRRALHVVGECTRVMEAVRLLEANDVAGFGRLWFESHESSRVNFENSTEELDYLVELAKSVPGGLGARLSGGGFGGITIHLVKSEGAEEYAKRVLAGYKARTGVDAEFIICAIGDGASAQKL; this comes from the coding sequence ATGCAGAAGCTGATTGAGAAGTTCGAAAAGTTCTACGGGAAGAAACCGACGGTAGCGGCGCAGGCGCCGGGGCGGCTCGAAATCCTCGGCAACCACACCGACTACAACCAGGGTTTCGTGCTTTCGTGCGCGGTCGAGCAGAACACGAAGTTCGCGCTGGCCCCCGTGGACGGCAAACACTGCCGGATCAAGGATTTCCGGGACAACAGCGTGCGCGAGTTCGATCTCGGCAACATCGCGACCGCGATTCCGCGGGACTGGAGCAACTACATCAAGGGCGTGATCGTCGAACTTGAAAAGCGCGGCATCCGGGTCGGCGCCTTCGATGCCGGGATGGAGAGCACGGTTCCGCTGTCGGCCGGCATGTCGAGCTCGGCGGCGCTCGAAACCGCGGCCGGTTTCGCGTTCGCCGAAGCGTTCGGCATCGAACTGCCGAAGGCCGACTGGGCGCGGGTCGGGCAGGGAGTCGAAAACAACTATATGGGGCTCAAGAGCGGGCTTCTCGACCAGTTCAGCTCGATTTTCGGCAAGAAAGATTCGATGATTCTGTCGGACTTCCGTTCGGTCGAAGTGCTCCGCACGGTGGCGCTGCCGGCCGGATATTCGATCGTGGTGGTCAATTCGATGGCGAAGCACAACCTCGTCGACTCGGAGTACAACGTCCGCCGCCAGGATTGCGAATCGGCCGCGCACAAGCTGGCCGGGATGTATCCGGACGTCAGAACCCTGCGCGACGTGTCGCTTGAACAGCTCGAAGTCGCCAGGCCGGTCCTGACCGAACGCGAGTACCGCCGCGCGCTGCATGTGGTCGGCGAGTGCACCCGGGTCATGGAGGCGGTCCGGCTGCTCGAAGCGAACGACGTGGCCGGGTTCGGCCGCCTCTGGTTCGAGTCTCACGAGTCGAGCCGGGTCAACTTTGAAAACAGCACCGAAGAGCTGGACTACCTCGTCGAGCTTGCGAAGTCGGTTCCGGGCGGCCTCGGCGCGCGCCTCTCCGGCGGCGGCTTCGGCGGGATCACGATCCATCTCGTGAAGAGCGAGGGGGCCGAAGAGTACGCGAAGCGCGTGCTCGCCGGCTACAAGGCCCGCACCGGCGTCGATGCCGAATTCATCATCTGCGCGATCGGCGACGGTGCGAGCGCTCAGAAACTGTAA
- the lpxK gene encoding tetraacyldisaccharide 4'-kinase: MHSRFKFKGEDFEQYFLELMDGRRKEWYDRILIDILFVASRFYRMAIQFRIWMYDKRVIRNHALGCLVVSIGNLSCGGTGKTPVVEVFARTLSEKGRKVAILSRGYRSKKRSFLFRLMQRFRSQKIELPPKVVSDGHNLLLESDYAGDEPYMLASNLRKVAVLVDKDRVKSGLYAVEQYQSDVIILDDGFQYLMLKPHINIVLVDSTDPFGNGNTLPRGILREPIKNIRRADYIFLTKSDGSHKLRHLKNFLRRHTRRAEIIECCHKPKHLVKMFSSGEVEPLEKLKGAKVAALSAIAKPESFERFLVQLGAELVLKDHYADHHRYTQQEIIDFINQAKAAGAEFIVTTEKDGVRIPKVDRCDVPLYYLRIEIDILSGRESFDQCISRICFL; encoded by the coding sequence ATGCATTCTCGATTCAAATTCAAGGGGGAGGACTTCGAACAGTACTTCCTCGAGCTCATGGACGGGCGCCGCAAGGAGTGGTACGACCGGATTCTGATCGATATTCTGTTCGTCGCCTCGCGCTTCTACCGCATGGCGATACAGTTCCGGATCTGGATGTACGACAAGCGGGTGATCCGGAACCATGCGCTCGGCTGCCTGGTGGTCAGCATCGGCAACCTCTCCTGCGGCGGCACCGGCAAGACGCCGGTCGTCGAGGTGTTTGCGCGGACCCTCAGCGAAAAGGGGCGCAAGGTCGCGATCCTGTCGCGCGGTTACCGCAGCAAGAAGCGTTCGTTCCTCTTCCGGCTCATGCAGCGTTTCCGTTCGCAGAAGATCGAGCTGCCGCCGAAGGTTGTTTCGGACGGGCACAACCTCCTGCTCGAATCCGACTACGCCGGCGACGAGCCGTATATGCTGGCTTCGAATCTGCGCAAGGTTGCGGTGCTGGTCGACAAGGACCGGGTCAAATCCGGTCTCTACGCGGTCGAACAGTATCAGAGCGATGTCATCATCCTCGACGACGGCTTCCAGTACCTGATGCTCAAGCCGCATATCAATATCGTTCTGGTCGATTCGACCGATCCGTTCGGCAACGGCAACACGCTGCCGCGCGGCATCCTGCGCGAGCCGATCAAGAACATCCGGCGCGCCGACTACATCTTTCTGACCAAGTCGGACGGCAGCCATAAGCTCCGGCACCTGAAGAACTTCCTGCGCCGCCATACGCGCCGCGCCGAGATCATCGAGTGCTGCCACAAGCCGAAGCACCTCGTCAAGATGTTCTCGAGCGGCGAAGTGGAGCCGCTTGAAAAGCTGAAGGGGGCGAAGGTCGCCGCGCTTTCAGCCATCGCGAAACCGGAGAGTTTCGAGCGCTTCCTCGTGCAGCTCGGCGCCGAGCTTGTGCTGAAGGACCACTATGCCGACCATCACCGCTACACGCAGCAGGAGATCATCGACTTCATCAATCAGGCGAAGGCGGCGGGCGCGGAGTTCATCGTCACCACCGAGAAGGACGGCGTTCGCATCCCGAAGGTGGACCGCTGCGACGTTCCGCTCTATTATCTGCGGATTGAGATCGACATCCTGAGCGGCCGGGAGAGTTTCGACCAGTGTATTTCAAGAATCTGTTTTTTATAA
- a CDS encoding HD domain-containing protein, whose amino-acid sequence MLSTLEKELVAYAESFYTDDEQLNRNLRLKLAHTFRVRDETTALAAAEAFPPEQARLAVRAALLHDLSRFEQFSRFRSFNDAESFDHGDRSAELAVSRRCLDDLTQPEQDDVLAAIRVHNKVAVPPGLTLRAGKLARAVRDADKLDILPILIGYLKDPENKSIVFGLDSTPELSPVVRDTMLRGECPRHRDMRTVCDFVSCKLLWAHDLNFNWSRDEFRKRGYLESIRSFLPDTPLIRQIYDNARNALQPQP is encoded by the coding sequence ATGTTATCCACACTCGAAAAAGAGCTCGTCGCCTACGCGGAGAGCTTTTATACCGACGACGAACAACTGAACCGGAATCTGCGGCTGAAGCTCGCCCACACCTTCCGGGTACGCGACGAAACGACGGCCCTCGCGGCGGCCGAGGCGTTTCCGCCGGAGCAGGCCCGGCTCGCCGTCCGCGCGGCGCTGCTGCACGACCTGAGCCGGTTCGAACAATTCAGCCGCTTCCGCAGCTTCAACGACGCCGAGAGCTTCGACCACGGCGACCGCTCGGCCGAGCTGGCCGTCTCCCGCCGCTGCCTGGACGACCTGACGCAGCCGGAGCAGGACGATGTGCTTGCGGCAATCCGCGTCCACAACAAGGTCGCGGTGCCGCCGGGGCTGACGCTGCGCGCCGGGAAGCTGGCCCGGGCGGTCCGCGACGCCGACAAGCTCGACATCCTGCCGATCCTGATCGGCTACCTGAAGGACCCCGAAAACAAATCGATCGTCTTCGGACTTGATTCCACGCCGGAGCTTTCTCCGGTCGTCCGCGACACGATGCTGCGCGGCGAATGCCCGCGCCACCGCGACATGCGGACCGTCTGCGACTTCGTCAGCTGCAAGCTGCTCTGGGCGCACGACCTGAATTTCAACTGGAGCCGCGACGAGTTCCGCAAACGCGGCTACCTCGAATCGATCCGGAGCTTCCTGCCGGATACGCCGCTCATCCGGCAGATTTACGACAACGCCCGGAACGCGCTGCAGCCGCAGCCGTAA
- the lon gene encoding endopeptidase La encodes MAESSNISVTGIGPVKPEQAAPLFLMRDPVIFPYSLTPLLVDEENLAALRQTMERDRLLAIFPELPGDEELGVLPLQVTLKLFNYREKRRSGVGILVRVVKELNFPDGSVRILVRGLKRIFCHAIETAGGVPSARYVICNESASENEDTENKARQKSAVAAFQELAGAMPGIPEELQVAVLNAESPGRLADLISDALNLNYAEKILLLSMTDVRRRFEVLAILMNRELEVLKLGMKIQSEVHQAMSQQQREFFLREQLRTIQQELGEDSRNPDIIEIEERLESTELPPHVLEVVRKELSRLEVIPQAAPEYHIAYTYINWLLDLPWCIFTEDRLDCAEAEKVLDADHYGLEDVKQRILEFLAVLQLKPDDERRAPILCLVGPPGVGKTSLGQSIARAMNRNFIRVSLGGVRDEAEIRGHRRTYVGALPGRIIQNLKKAGSGNPVFMLDEIDKLASDFRGDPASALLEVLDPAQNNSFNDHYLEVDYDLSKVFFIATANLLETIPGPLQDRMEIIRLPGYTSFEKREIARRYLVGRQVKANGLKAKQVRFQLGAVDELIDHYTREAGVRELERCIGQVCRRIARRIVEGKIAPDETVSVTPALVQELLGARKFLMDEADAKLGPGCATGMAWTSCGGVILPVEVISLPGKGGLKLTGSLGKVMQESAEAAFSLVRAHAAGWGIGPEFFAEHDFHIHVPDGATPKDGPSAGVTITMALVSHLKNEALRPRLAMTGEITLRGRVTAVGGIREKVIAALRAGIDTVMLPEENRKDALELPEEVKSKLEFHFVSDFAEAAKVAFSPARKRAKAKAPAPGANRKEKKR; translated from the coding sequence ATGGCTGAATCTTCGAATATTTCCGTCACCGGCATCGGGCCGGTCAAGCCCGAACAGGCCGCGCCGCTCTTCCTGATGCGCGACCCGGTGATCTTTCCGTACAGTCTGACGCCGCTCCTGGTCGACGAGGAGAATCTGGCGGCCCTGCGGCAGACGATGGAGCGCGACCGGCTCCTCGCCATCTTCCCGGAACTTCCGGGTGACGAGGAGCTTGGCGTCCTGCCGCTCCAGGTCACGCTGAAGCTGTTCAATTACCGTGAGAAGCGGCGCAGCGGCGTCGGCATTCTGGTCCGGGTGGTCAAGGAGCTGAATTTTCCGGACGGCTCGGTGCGGATTCTGGTCCGCGGGCTCAAACGCATTTTCTGCCATGCGATCGAAACCGCCGGCGGCGTGCCGTCCGCCCGGTATGTGATCTGCAATGAGTCTGCGTCCGAAAACGAGGATACCGAAAACAAGGCGCGCCAGAAATCGGCGGTGGCCGCGTTCCAGGAGCTGGCCGGGGCGATGCCCGGCATCCCTGAAGAGCTGCAGGTCGCGGTGCTGAATGCGGAGTCTCCGGGCCGCCTGGCGGACCTGATCTCCGATGCGCTCAATTTGAATTACGCCGAAAAAATTCTCCTGCTCTCCATGACCGACGTGCGCAGGCGGTTCGAGGTGCTGGCCATCCTCATGAACCGCGAGCTCGAAGTGCTGAAGCTCGGCATGAAGATTCAGAGCGAGGTGCATCAGGCGATGAGCCAGCAGCAGCGGGAGTTCTTTCTGCGCGAACAGCTCCGCACGATCCAGCAGGAGCTCGGCGAGGACAGCCGCAATCCGGACATCATCGAAATCGAAGAGCGGCTCGAAAGCACCGAGCTGCCGCCGCATGTGCTCGAGGTCGTGCGCAAGGAGCTCTCCCGGCTCGAGGTGATTCCGCAGGCCGCCCCCGAATACCATATCGCCTACACCTACATCAACTGGCTGCTGGACCTGCCGTGGTGCATCTTCACCGAGGACCGGCTCGACTGCGCCGAGGCCGAAAAGGTGCTTGATGCCGATCATTACGGGCTCGAGGACGTCAAGCAGCGGATTCTTGAATTTCTTGCGGTGCTGCAGCTGAAGCCGGACGACGAGCGGCGGGCGCCGATCCTCTGTCTCGTCGGGCCTCCGGGCGTCGGCAAAACCTCGCTCGGGCAGTCCATCGCGCGGGCGATGAACCGGAATTTCATCCGGGTTTCGCTCGGCGGCGTGCGGGACGAGGCCGAAATCCGCGGGCACCGCCGCACCTATGTCGGGGCGCTGCCCGGCCGCATCATCCAGAATTTGAAAAAGGCCGGCAGCGGAAACCCGGTCTTCATGCTTGACGAGATCGACAAGCTCGCCAGCGATTTCCGTGGAGATCCCGCTTCGGCGCTGCTCGAGGTGCTTGATCCGGCCCAGAACAATTCGTTCAACGACCACTATCTCGAGGTCGATTACGATCTGTCGAAGGTCTTCTTCATCGCGACGGCGAATCTGCTCGAAACGATTCCGGGGCCGCTGCAGGACCGCATGGAGATCATCCGGCTGCCCGGCTACACATCGTTCGAAAAACGCGAGATCGCACGCCGTTATCTGGTCGGCCGGCAGGTGAAAGCCAACGGCCTCAAGGCGAAGCAGGTGCGTTTTCAGCTCGGCGCAGTCGACGAACTCATCGACCATTATACGCGCGAGGCCGGCGTCCGCGAGCTCGAACGCTGCATCGGGCAGGTCTGCCGCCGGATTGCGCGGCGCATCGTCGAAGGAAAAATCGCGCCGGACGAAACCGTCTCCGTCACGCCGGCGCTCGTGCAGGAGCTCCTCGGCGCGCGCAAATTCCTGATGGACGAAGCCGACGCCAAACTCGGTCCCGGCTGCGCCACCGGCATGGCCTGGACCAGCTGCGGCGGCGTGATCCTGCCCGTCGAAGTCATTTCGCTGCCCGGCAAGGGCGGCCTCAAGCTGACCGGCTCGCTCGGCAAGGTCATGCAGGAGTCGGCGGAGGCCGCCTTCAGCCTGGTCCGCGCCCACGCCGCCGGCTGGGGGATCGGACCGGAGTTTTTTGCCGAACACGATTTCCACATCCATGTGCCGGACGGGGCGACGCCGAAAGACGGCCCGTCAGCGGGCGTCACCATCACGATGGCGCTTGTTTCGCACCTGAAAAACGAAGCGCTGCGTCCGCGTCTCGCCATGACCGGGGAGATCACGCTGCGCGGCCGGGTCACGGCCGTCGGCGGCATCCGGGAGAAGGTCATCGCCGCGCTGCGGGCCGGTATTGACACCGTCATGCTGCCGGAAGAGAACCGCAAGGATGCGCTCGAATTGCCGGAGGAGGTGAAGTCGAAGCTCGAATTCCACTTCGTCTCCGACTTTGCTGAAGCCGCGAAGGTCGCCTTCTCCCCGGCCCGGAAACGCGCGAAAGCCAAAGCTCCGGCTCCCGGAGCGAACCGGAAGGAGAAAAAAAGATGA
- a CDS encoding bifunctional folylpolyglutamate synthase/dihydrofolate synthase: MTGGKAGGGYLDSLSMFGIKPGLEATAELMRRVGNPEKELSFLHIAGTNGKGSTGAMLECMLRGAGFTTGFYTSPHLVDIRERFRVNGIAVSEEDYAAFSAELAAAARAETGRDFTFTYFEFTTVLAAMIFARAGVDVVVWETGMGGRLDSTNVVRPLASVITNIALDHQAYLGDTIEKIAAEKAGIVKPGVPVFTGVMPEEARRVIAEKARAEKSPCFGPPPEIAGPVHYRLDGGRTVQEFEYGGRLIRLPLPGAMQRRNFRLAAQVLTELAPKLGLDSGRAFRAVAGCRWPGRCQQVNSRLIVDGGHNPDGLAALAESLEEAFPGETFSVVFAGFKDKNVAGSLHMLDKLAARFIFAPLSESDRPSYTGAELCGLARREGLSAETAAAGSAREALELASQDQAHKTLVAGSLYLAGEVLSLTMDKPAILNLD; this comes from the coding sequence ATGACCGGCGGAAAGGCCGGGGGCGGCTACCTCGATTCGCTGTCGATGTTCGGAATCAAGCCGGGGCTCGAAGCGACCGCCGAACTCATGCGGCGGGTCGGGAATCCGGAGAAGGAGCTCTCCTTTCTCCATATTGCCGGAACCAACGGGAAAGGCTCCACCGGCGCCATGCTCGAATGCATGCTGCGCGGCGCGGGGTTCACGACCGGATTCTACACTTCCCCGCATCTGGTCGACATCCGGGAGCGTTTCCGGGTCAACGGCATCGCGGTTTCGGAAGAGGATTACGCGGCGTTTTCCGCCGAGCTTGCGGCGGCGGCGCGGGCCGAAACCGGACGCGACTTCACTTTCACCTATTTCGAGTTCACGACCGTGCTGGCGGCGATGATTTTCGCCCGCGCCGGAGTCGACGTCGTCGTCTGGGAGACCGGCATGGGCGGCCGGCTCGATTCCACGAACGTGGTCCGTCCGCTCGCGTCGGTCATCACGAACATCGCGCTCGACCATCAGGCTTACCTCGGCGACACCATCGAAAAGATCGCGGCGGAAAAGGCCGGGATCGTGAAGCCGGGCGTCCCGGTCTTCACCGGCGTCATGCCGGAGGAGGCGCGCAGGGTCATCGCCGAAAAGGCGAGGGCGGAAAAAAGCCCGTGCTTCGGGCCTCCCCCGGAAATCGCCGGGCCGGTTCATTACCGTCTTGACGGCGGCCGGACCGTGCAGGAGTTCGAATACGGCGGGAGGCTGATCCGTCTGCCGCTGCCCGGCGCCATGCAGCGGCGGAACTTCCGTCTCGCGGCGCAGGTCCTGACCGAACTTGCTCCGAAACTCGGGCTCGATTCCGGCCGGGCGTTCCGCGCCGTCGCCGGTTGCCGCTGGCCGGGGCGCTGTCAGCAGGTCAATTCGCGTTTGATCGTCGACGGCGGACACAATCCGGACGGGCTTGCGGCGCTTGCCGAATCGCTGGAAGAGGCGTTTCCGGGAGAGACGTTCTCGGTGGTCTTCGCCGGTTTCAAGGATAAGAACGTGGCCGGCAGTCTGCACATGCTCGACAAGCTCGCCGCGCGTTTTATCTTCGCTCCGCTTTCGGAGTCGGACCGGCCGAGCTACACCGGCGCCGAGCTTTGCGGCCTTGCCCGGCGCGAAGGTCTCTCCGCTGAAACGGCTGCGGCCGGAAGCGCGCGGGAGGCGCTCGAACTCGCTTCGCAGGATCAGGCGCACAAAACGCTGGTCGCCGGTTCGCTCTATCTGGCCGGGGAGGTCCTGTCGCTCACCATGGACAAACCGGCGATCCTGAACCTCGATTAA